Within the Rhodococcus pseudokoreensis genome, the region CAGGCGGGTAATGAGGCGGAAGAACTCTCGGTGGGTGGTGCGTTCGAAGTCGGTGGTCTCAAGGATGTCGACGGCTCGGGTGGCGGCTTCGGCCGGGGCCCAGAGCAGGGCGCACAGGAACAGCGCTTCGACGTCGTTGTGCAGGTCATCTGCGTAGTCTTCGGGCTGAATCGGGTCGACACCGGCAAGCTCGGGGGTGCCGGGGACGACGGAGAGTGCGGTGCTCATGCCGGTTCGATCCTTTCTCGCGGACATCGGGGTGTCAGGCTGCGGCGAGTGCCGCGATGCGGTCGGGGCGAAAGCCGGACCAGTGTTGGTCGCCGGCCACGACGACGGGCGCTTGGAGGTAGCCGAGTCCCATCACACGGTCGCGGGCGGAGGGGTTCTCGGTGAGGTCGACGATCGAATAGTCGATGCCCTCTTCGTCGAGGGCGCGGTAGGTGGCATTGCACTGAACGCAGTCCGGTTTGGTGTATACGGTGACCGTCATCATTTCCCCCTCCGTCGAATTTCCGATTGTGTTTATTTTATCGAATAATTGCGTCATTTCCAAGCCTTTCCCAGTTATTCGAAGAGAAATTTACAGGCCATTATTAGACGATTGATGCGCCATTCTTCCGCGATATGACGGCCCACGATCAACCCCGGCGAGCACTCCGCTAAACCCCTCCCACCTGCACATACTTTCGTTTTCCCTTGCACTGGCGAAGGTTCTGGCGCGTCGCCGGAGCGTCAAGGTGAGCGGGGAAAGTTTTCCGCGAAATAAGGGAGTGGACGACCGCGTGGAAAAGTTTCGGGGAGCGGCCTTGATGCGGAGGTGTGGCGGTAGAAAACTGAAAGAGAAAAGGGGAAAGGTGCCCGGATTGTTTTTTCTTTTTGCTTCTCGGCGCCTTTTTATTTTTATCGGGGGACCTGCCGTTGGCGTGCCGGGTCCGCGGGCCGGCCGCGGTGGCGAGTGGTCCGCCTTCGGCCGTAGCCCGCGCCGCGTGTGCGCTGGTGGGGTGGGGCTGGGTCTTCGGCGCGGGGTGCGGCCGACCGCGTGTTCGCGGTAACCCGGCTGGCCCCTGGCCGGGGCGAGGTGGGTTCTCGCCCCGGCCGGGGGTTTGGTCAGTCGATCTCGACGTCGTCGGGGGTGCGCTGTCCTGCGATGACTTCCTCGACCGGGGTCAGGGTGTGGCCGTGCTCGGTCAGGAAGGTCAGGTAGCGGTCGGCGCTTCGGGGGCGCGAGCGCCACGCGTCGTTGACCATCCGGGTTTCCAGTGCGGCGGTGACCAGCGCGAGGGTGATCACCTGGGCGCGGTTGTCGGTGGCGGTGTCGAGCAGTTTGAGCACGCCGCTGCCGATGTTGAAGTCGGTGAAGCCGAGCAGCTCG harbors:
- the nrdH gene encoding glutaredoxin-like protein NrdH, producing MTVTVYTKPDCVQCNATYRALDEEGIDYSIVDLTENPSARDRVMGLGYLQAPVVVAGDQHWSGFRPDRIAALAAA